A stretch of Episyrphus balteatus chromosome 2, idEpiBalt1.1, whole genome shotgun sequence DNA encodes these proteins:
- the LOC129909631 gene encoding putative lysozyme-like protein produces the protein MYQPINSFGLVRVDIQKDPAVLNAIGQAISSKIQSWGSILNSLLALKSSYKTVNINYGGSSGSSSSSSGSSGSGSSSGSSSYTYNAIPLYRKTINVNYGSAPISNTIEDSSDDASPTTSSSSVGAVGQTFYTATKVIGGVAASAPASASVSASASSDSASVASPNSVGYSYRKTIG, from the exons ATGTACCAACCAATTAACTCATTTGGATTAGTTCGTGTGGATATTCAAAAAG ATCCAGCAGTTCTAAATGCAATTGGCCAGGCTATTAGCTCGAAAATCCAAAGTTGGGGCAGCATCTTGAACAGTTTACTTGCACTTAAGAGCTCATACAAAACTGTGAATATCAATTATGGTGGTAGTAGTGGAAGTAGCAGTAGCAGCAGTGGAAGCAGTGGCAGTGGAAGTAGCAGTGGAAGTAGCAGTTACACTTACAACGCCATTCCCTTGTACAGAAAGACAATCAATGTCAACTATGGATCAGCTCCAATCTCAAATACAATCGAAGATTCAAGTGATGATGCATCACCAACAACATCTTCCAGCTCAGTAGGTGCAGTTGGACAGACGTTCTACACAGCAACGAAGGTTATTGGAGGTGTCGCTGCCTCAGCTCCAGCATCAGCCTCTGTTTCAGCATCAGCGAGTTCTGATTCTGCTTCAGTGGCGTCGCCAAATAGTGTTGGTTATTCGTATAGAAAGACCATTGgttga